A part of Paenarthrobacter sp. A20 genomic DNA contains:
- a CDS encoding alpha/beta fold hydrolase, producing the protein MTTTTSSPGIILIAGHWLGAWAWDEVLEHLETDHSRAVAVTLPGLDGDDPERDTKTLDDQAAAVLEILAHYGVSEDRPATIVAHSGANGPVSLVLDRHPELVHRVVWVDSGPLATGSVFAPDLPEGVMELPLPSFEVLAQQASLEGLSMEVLERFRARAVPEPGPVLRQPVELMNDARRQIRTTLVCCSIPGAQVLELARTGHPMFAEVANIENLDVIDLPTGHWPMWSRPRDLAKIIQSASTRVD; encoded by the coding sequence ATGACAACTACTACAAGCAGTCCGGGCATCATCCTTATCGCCGGCCACTGGCTGGGCGCTTGGGCGTGGGATGAAGTCCTTGAACATTTGGAAACGGACCACTCCCGCGCAGTTGCGGTGACGCTCCCCGGTCTCGATGGGGACGATCCTGAGCGGGATACGAAGACCCTCGACGATCAAGCTGCGGCCGTCCTGGAAATTCTTGCGCACTACGGGGTTTCCGAAGATCGGCCCGCTACTATCGTGGCTCACAGTGGGGCGAACGGCCCTGTCAGCCTTGTCCTTGACCGACACCCTGAGCTTGTTCATCGGGTGGTGTGGGTCGACTCAGGTCCTCTGGCAACAGGGAGCGTGTTCGCCCCGGATCTCCCGGAAGGGGTGATGGAGCTCCCGCTGCCGTCCTTCGAAGTCCTCGCACAGCAGGCAAGTCTCGAAGGCCTGAGCATGGAAGTCCTCGAGCGTTTTCGTGCCCGGGCCGTCCCGGAGCCTGGCCCCGTGCTGCGTCAGCCCGTCGAACTCATGAACGATGCCCGTCGCCAGATCCGGACCACCCTGGTGTGCTGCTCGATCCCTGGCGCGCAGGTGCTGGAACTAGCCAGAACGGGCCATCCCATGTTTGCTGAAGTCGCGAACATCGAAAATCTCGACGTCATTGACCTCCCCACGGGGCACTGGCCCATGTGGAGCCGCCCCCGCGACCTCGCCAAGATCATTCAGTCAGCTTCCACACGGGTCGACTGA
- a CDS encoding MFS transporter, producing the protein MIGELGRRSSTALLIHSTLIQAVTFLVRPATTYRALELDVPGFALGLLAASYAVFPLLLALPIGGLVDRLGERRLMAIGAAVVLGCSAFLLFWGTSVPALVAGTALLGAGQLACVVGQQAVVANNAASSRLDSAFGYLTFAASLGQALGPLAISVVGGASVRPNTQAIFLLAAAMSLVMFLTTFVISSKVSRGRRTPKGGPKGSAVSLLRTPGVVRALATSATVLAVVDLTVVYLPALGAERGLTAATVGLLLTVRAVFSMVSRLGLGSMSRKLGRMKLLILSLAISTAALGVAAIPMPEWLLFVVMAFLGLGLGIGQPLTMSWLSAQAPEGQRGRALALRLAGNRVGQVVLPSVIGVVAVGLGAAGVFLASAVAVGGTMLLLRGVRLDD; encoded by the coding sequence ATGATCGGCGAACTCGGAAGGCGTTCCTCCACGGCCCTCCTGATCCACTCGACGCTCATCCAGGCCGTCACGTTCCTGGTCCGGCCGGCCACCACCTACCGCGCACTGGAACTTGATGTTCCCGGCTTCGCACTGGGCCTGCTCGCCGCCAGCTACGCTGTGTTTCCCCTGCTGCTCGCCCTGCCCATCGGCGGACTGGTGGACCGCCTTGGTGAGCGCCGGCTCATGGCGATCGGGGCCGCCGTCGTACTGGGTTGTTCTGCGTTTCTGTTGTTCTGGGGGACCTCGGTTCCGGCGCTCGTGGCCGGCACAGCGCTCCTTGGCGCAGGTCAGTTGGCCTGTGTGGTGGGGCAGCAAGCGGTGGTCGCGAACAACGCGGCGTCGTCTCGTCTGGATTCTGCTTTCGGGTACCTGACCTTTGCCGCATCCCTGGGCCAGGCTCTCGGTCCGTTGGCCATTTCCGTGGTGGGCGGTGCTTCCGTTCGGCCGAATACGCAGGCGATCTTCCTGCTCGCGGCGGCGATGAGCCTGGTGATGTTCCTGACCACGTTCGTGATCTCTTCAAAGGTCAGCCGAGGTAGGCGCACACCCAAGGGCGGCCCAAAGGGCAGCGCCGTATCGCTCCTCAGAACTCCGGGCGTTGTCCGTGCCCTGGCAACGAGCGCCACCGTTCTGGCTGTCGTGGACCTGACAGTTGTCTACCTGCCTGCACTTGGCGCCGAACGAGGCCTCACGGCTGCAACTGTGGGCCTCCTGCTCACTGTCAGGGCGGTGTTCTCCATGGTGTCCCGGCTGGGGCTCGGCAGCATGTCCCGCAAGCTGGGGCGCATGAAGTTGCTGATCCTGAGCCTGGCCATCTCCACAGCAGCCCTGGGGGTGGCCGCCATACCGATGCCCGAGTGGTTGCTCTTCGTCGTGATGGCGTTCCTCGGATTGGGGCTGGGAATCGGCCAGCCCCTGACGATGTCCTGGCTCTCAGCCCAAGCGCCGGAAGGCCAGCGCGGGCGGGCGCTTGCCTTGCGGCTTGCCGGGAACAGGGTGGGCCAAGTGGTGCTGCCCAGCGTCATCGGCGTGGTGGCGGTAGGGCTCGGCGCCGCAGGCGTGTTCCTGGCATCGGCCGTCGCAGTGGGCGGAACGATGCTCCTGCTACGGGGAGTACGGCTGGACGACTGA
- a CDS encoding YafY family protein, giving the protein MKRAERLHALSELLRRSGARGVSAERLAGEFEVSVRTVKRDLDALESSGAPVWSRPGPGGGYGLAAGASLPPVSLSPAQAVALMAAVSAAPDAPYADLAAAGIRKIVDVLDPKTRARADELAGRVWVNAAAASSRTIRSALEEAMSEQRVIRMRYTSGDGSTTTRDVEPVLFASTNGQWYLVGWCRLRDAMRWFTVARIERASVTKTACSGHTIHEVGEPPANARPVRGRGV; this is encoded by the coding sequence GTGAAGCGTGCAGAACGCCTCCATGCTCTCTCCGAGTTGCTGCGTCGCAGCGGAGCGCGGGGGGTCTCCGCCGAGCGGCTGGCCGGAGAGTTCGAGGTATCCGTGCGCACAGTCAAGAGGGACCTGGATGCGTTGGAGAGCAGCGGTGCGCCCGTATGGTCGCGCCCAGGACCTGGTGGTGGGTACGGGTTGGCCGCTGGCGCTTCCCTGCCGCCTGTCAGCCTGTCCCCAGCGCAGGCCGTTGCGCTCATGGCAGCCGTGTCCGCTGCACCCGACGCCCCTTATGCCGATCTGGCAGCAGCCGGGATCCGGAAGATCGTAGATGTCCTCGATCCCAAGACCCGGGCAAGAGCCGACGAACTGGCGGGCCGGGTCTGGGTGAATGCGGCTGCCGCTTCTTCGCGCACCATCAGGTCGGCTCTGGAGGAGGCGATGTCCGAGCAACGAGTCATCCGCATGCGCTACACCTCGGGAGATGGGAGCACCACCACCCGCGACGTCGAACCCGTGCTGTTCGCCTCAACGAACGGCCAGTGGTACTTGGTTGGATGGTGTCGACTTCGCGACGCCATGCGGTGGTTCACCGTAGCCCGCATCGAGCGAGCCAGCGTCACCAAGACGGCTTGCAGCGGCCACACCATCCACGAGGTCGGGGAACCTCCCGCGAACGCCAGACCTGTGCGCGGTCGGGGCGTGTGA
- a CDS encoding GntR family transcriptional regulator, with product MADPQPRNTGAHLVYGELKRRILSLELKPGERIYEPAMATALQVSRTPLREAIRRLISESLLEQQSTGGVLVPALDEKVISELYDVRAALESLMAREACANATAADLEELRGILARNAAMVEFADEAMKYGVALHAAIARIAGNSWAQRFHEQIASQVERYRYFTNNAPERRDEALSNHRLLVEAIASKDAEKAAKVAFHHVIGARDETLRVISSSGLLVE from the coding sequence ATGGCAGATCCACAACCACGAAACACGGGGGCGCACCTTGTCTATGGCGAGTTGAAGCGCCGGATCCTCAGCCTCGAGCTGAAACCGGGTGAGCGCATCTATGAGCCCGCCATGGCCACTGCCTTGCAAGTCAGCCGCACGCCGCTTCGCGAAGCCATCCGTCGCCTGATCTCCGAGAGCCTGCTGGAACAGCAATCCACCGGAGGAGTCCTGGTTCCCGCGCTGGATGAGAAGGTGATTTCCGAGCTGTACGACGTTCGCGCTGCGTTGGAATCCCTGATGGCACGGGAGGCCTGCGCCAATGCCACCGCAGCGGACCTTGAAGAACTCCGCGGGATTCTGGCCCGCAACGCTGCGATGGTGGAGTTTGCCGACGAAGCCATGAAGTACGGGGTTGCCCTGCATGCTGCGATCGCCAGGATCGCCGGGAACTCCTGGGCCCAGCGCTTCCATGAGCAGATCGCCAGCCAAGTTGAGCGCTACCGATACTTCACCAACAACGCTCCCGAACGCCGCGACGAAGCACTCTCCAATCACCGGCTTTTGGTCGAGGCGATCGCTTCAAAGGATGCGGAGAAGGCAGCCAAAGTCGCCTTCCACCATGTCATCGGCGCACGGGATGAGACCTTGCGGGTCATCTCCAGCTCCGGCCTCCTGGTCGAATGA